A part of Prolixibacteraceae bacterium genomic DNA contains:
- a CDS encoding bifunctional UDP-N-acetylmuramoyl-tripeptide:D-alanyl-D-alanine ligase/alanine racemase: protein MNYPLSTLVSKLMCHVDSDTLQGKYIHSFAVDTRSISDAEHTLFVCLKGTKSDGHNYIRQAIDMGVRAFLVRKVPVDLVTDTIAFVVVDDPLYAMQQLARFHRSQFSVPVVGITGSNGKTQVKEWISQILFGQCNLVKSPRSFNSQIGVPLSVQMLDVSHDIGLFEAGISEPDEMARLQQVIAPTIGVLTHMGDAHLSNFNDRVDLLEEKLLLFQHVDKLIYFDSQEWVKDVVEKKITDRSRRLIISQHQKNADVFVSLVDIGDMSTAIVLRFEGKDYSFTIPYKDEAAIENAILSASFVLSMGLWCDECVNKLAHLERVSLRLEIKEGLQNATIIDDSYNSDLLSLSVALNYQEQNNKENKEKVLVLSDLSQQREEDEAQIYHEVASLISQHHIVQLYGVGSRLYHYRSLFEQLNAKFYLNTDQLIQDIPNLRIAQHCILIKGTRSYRLEEFSYQIQEKTHQTYLEVNLDAMRDNLQYYKSLLGATTKVMAMVKASSYGTGSIEVAHMLQNCGVDYLAVAIADEGIELRKSNVRIPVVVMNPEKHAFDLMLEYDLEPNIYDFSLLNDFAMAVSKSGKSHVAIHVKLDTGMRRLGFDSMDQMDILAAKLKTYPYLKVKSVFTHLAVSDTEGEEHFTYKQFDHFEMLASHLEERLGYDFMKHTLNTAGIERFAPYQMDMVRLGIGLYGVSFFCQDALTEVMTLKTQISQLKVIDNKDTVGYGRHGRRDTVGKIAILPIGYADGYHRKMGNGNHTVLIRGVLAPTIGNICMDMCMVDVTNVADVSVGDEVIVFGPSHSIHTIAESLETIPYEVMTGIGQRVKKIYFSEI from the coding sequence ATGAATTATCCGTTGTCCACTTTGGTATCGAAGTTGATGTGTCATGTTGATAGTGATACGTTACAGGGAAAGTATATCCACAGTTTTGCGGTGGACACTCGTTCTATATCAGATGCAGAACATACGCTTTTTGTCTGTTTGAAAGGAACGAAATCGGATGGTCATAACTATATACGCCAGGCAATTGATATGGGTGTCAGAGCCTTCCTTGTTCGAAAGGTACCTGTAGATTTGGTCACGGATACTATCGCCTTTGTAGTGGTGGATGATCCCTTATATGCTATGCAGCAATTGGCCAGATTTCATCGAAGTCAGTTCTCTGTACCAGTTGTAGGTATTACGGGATCCAATGGCAAGACCCAGGTGAAGGAGTGGATCTCACAAATATTGTTTGGTCAGTGTAATTTGGTGAAAAGCCCGAGGAGCTTTAATTCTCAGATTGGTGTCCCTCTGTCTGTACAGATGCTAGATGTATCACATGATATTGGGTTATTTGAGGCAGGAATATCTGAGCCAGATGAGATGGCTAGGTTACAACAAGTGATAGCACCTACCATAGGTGTGCTTACCCATATGGGGGATGCTCATCTAAGTAATTTTAATGACAGAGTAGATCTGTTAGAAGAAAAATTACTACTTTTTCAACATGTTGATAAGTTGATTTACTTCGACTCACAAGAGTGGGTTAAGGATGTTGTTGAAAAGAAAATTACGGATAGATCACGTCGGCTTATTATATCTCAGCATCAGAAGAATGCGGATGTTTTTGTGTCTCTCGTGGATATCGGAGATATGTCTACAGCCATCGTGCTTCGATTTGAAGGTAAGGACTACTCTTTTACTATCCCATATAAAGACGAGGCAGCTATTGAGAATGCTATCTTGTCTGCATCCTTTGTTCTGTCGATGGGACTTTGGTGTGATGAATGTGTAAATAAATTGGCACATCTAGAGCGTGTCTCATTGCGTTTGGAGATCAAAGAGGGGCTACAAAATGCAACCATCATTGATGATAGTTATAATAGTGATTTATTGTCTCTTTCGGTGGCCTTGAATTATCAGGAACAAAATAATAAAGAGAACAAAGAGAAAGTACTGGTGCTATCAGATCTTTCTCAACAGAGAGAAGAAGATGAGGCCCAGATATATCATGAGGTAGCATCTCTTATTTCACAACACCATATTGTACAGCTTTATGGTGTTGGCTCACGTCTTTATCATTACCGTTCTCTATTTGAGCAGTTGAATGCAAAGTTCTATCTGAATACTGATCAGCTAATCCAAGATATCCCAAACCTCAGAATAGCCCAACATTGTATCTTGATTAAGGGTACGCGTAGTTATAGGCTTGAAGAGTTTTCATATCAGATCCAAGAGAAGACGCATCAAACTTATTTGGAGGTGAACCTGGATGCGATGCGAGATAATCTACAATACTATAAGTCGTTGTTGGGAGCTACCACTAAAGTGATGGCCATGGTAAAAGCCTCTTCTTATGGAACTGGAAGTATTGAGGTGGCGCATATGCTTCAAAATTGTGGAGTAGACTATTTGGCTGTGGCCATTGCTGATGAAGGTATTGAGTTAAGAAAATCGAATGTTCGTATTCCTGTTGTGGTGATGAATCCTGAGAAGCATGCTTTTGATTTGATGCTTGAGTATGACTTAGAACCTAATATTTATGACTTCTCTCTGTTAAACGATTTTGCAATGGCAGTATCTAAGAGTGGAAAGAGTCATGTGGCTATCCATGTTAAATTAGATACAGGTATGCGCCGTCTTGGTTTTGATTCTATGGATCAGATGGATATCCTTGCAGCGAAATTAAAAACCTATCCGTATCTAAAAGTGAAAAGTGTATTTACGCATTTAGCCGTTAGTGATACAGAAGGTGAAGAGCATTTTACTTATAAACAGTTTGATCATTTTGAGATGTTAGCATCTCATTTGGAGGAGCGCCTAGGTTATGATTTTATGAAGCACACTTTAAATACCGCGGGTATTGAACGGTTTGCACCTTACCAGATGGATATGGTTCGTTTGGGAATAGGATTATATGGAGTGAGCTTCTTCTGTCAAGATGCACTTACGGAAGTGATGACATTAAAGACCCAGATTTCACAGTTAAAAGTGATTGATAACAAAGATACTGTTGGTTATGGTCGTCATGGTAGAAGAGATACTGTCGGAAAAATTGCGATACTTCCCATTGGCTATGCAGATGGGTATCATCGTAAGATGGGAAATGGAAATCACACGGTGCTAATACGTGGTGTTTTAGCTCCTACTATAGGTAATATCTGTATGGATATGTGTATGGTTGATGTAACCAATGTCGCGGATGTTTCTGTAGGAGATGAAGTGATTGTATTTGGTCCATCACACTCTATTCACACCATCGCTGAATCTTTGGAGACCATCCCATATGAAGTGATGACAGGAATTGGACAAAGAGTGAAAAAGATATACTTCTCCGAGATATAA
- a CDS encoding T9SS type A sorting domain-containing protein, with product MKRILLILLIMSSLNLLAENQLRQRTNNLTFLNSTTSKDLFFASIDYQENPIICTAEDVEIKIDPNSPLKVKDIKVIDFDNGSWAHIKATFYASEPVFGEDVYYRVKNAFTFNTKTNKYEDKWVRIKVTLTDQILLSATNDLLTPADKDEEIKDIVSYNNHFFSKDDKSQAYHVWNYTHSANNSFILDLKNRPFISDFLIADKGVATENKSDNVDKVTVSISDDKLTWIDYTIENDLDIKYLHIEPTQARYVKLTIDNANQKEDGFIGLFQVYGNNKNPNITNNIEGIHAVLNDNELEEPASGWKADKSHTHLFEFDDIYTIDQIDFFEYRNFWQSVGFPPTIDMKVEVSIDNKNWTTISQQKSTNRFKRVGLVDPVVAKYIRTTTHQKTERVYPGPSSSYWSLSEVRVFGRRSTVGERKLATAVKTIGNSDISIYPNPASNFIVIKGDNIKGDIKFYSIIGALVKEVSNYQIGDKIDITDLQSGMYLIKNSGKTYKIVVK from the coding sequence ATGAAGAGAATTTTACTCATCTTGCTCATCATGTCAAGTCTAAATCTTTTGGCAGAAAACCAATTGAGACAAAGGACAAATAATTTGACATTTCTTAATTCAACAACATCTAAGGATCTCTTTTTTGCATCTATTGATTATCAAGAAAATCCTATCATCTGTACTGCGGAAGATGTAGAGATTAAGATTGACCCAAACTCACCATTGAAAGTTAAGGACATTAAAGTTATTGATTTTGACAACGGGAGCTGGGCACACATCAAGGCCACATTTTATGCTTCAGAACCGGTATTTGGTGAAGATGTATATTATAGAGTAAAGAATGCATTCACATTTAATACCAAAACAAATAAATACGAGGACAAGTGGGTACGTATTAAAGTAACACTAACGGATCAAATTCTTTTATCTGCAACAAATGACCTTCTTACCCCTGCAGACAAGGATGAAGAGATCAAAGATATCGTCTCTTATAACAATCACTTTTTCTCTAAAGACGATAAAAGTCAGGCTTATCATGTATGGAACTATACTCATAGTGCTAACAATAGCTTTATCTTAGATCTAAAAAACCGCCCTTTCATTAGCGACTTTCTTATCGCAGACAAAGGAGTGGCTACGGAGAATAAAAGTGACAATGTAGATAAAGTTACTGTTAGTATCAGTGATGATAAGTTAACTTGGATTGATTACACGATTGAAAATGATTTGGACATTAAATATCTACATATCGAACCGACACAAGCAAGGTATGTAAAGCTAACCATTGACAATGCTAATCAAAAAGAAGATGGATTCATTGGCCTATTCCAAGTATATGGAAATAATAAAAATCCGAATATCACTAATAATATTGAGGGTATTCATGCAGTATTAAATGACAATGAACTTGAAGAGCCAGCATCTGGATGGAAAGCAGATAAGTCACACACTCATCTATTTGAATTCGATGACATATACACGATTGATCAAATTGACTTCTTTGAATATCGTAATTTCTGGCAAAGTGTAGGGTTTCCTCCAACCATTGACATGAAGGTGGAAGTGAGTATTGATAACAAAAATTGGACAACTATTTCTCAACAAAAGTCAACGAATAGATTTAAACGTGTAGGATTAGTTGACCCTGTTGTTGCAAAATACATAAGAACGACAACCCATCAAAAGACTGAAAGAGTATACCCTGGTCCTTCATCATCCTATTGGTCACTTTCAGAGGTTAGAGTATTTGGAAGAAGGTCTACTGTTGGAGAGCGAAAATTAGCAACGGCAGTTAAGACTATAGGCAATTCGGATATTAGTATTTATCCAAATCCAGCATCCAACTTTATCGTAATTAAAGGGGATAACATCAAAGGCGACATCAAGTTCTACAGTATTATTGGAGCTCTTGTGAAAGAGGTTTCTAACTACCAAATAGGTGATAAAATTGATATCACAGATCTTCAGTCGGGCATGTACCTAATCAAGAACAGTGGTAAAACATATAAGATTGTTGTCAAGTAA
- the gpmI gene encoding 2,3-bisphosphoglycerate-independent phosphoglycerate mutase — translation MANTKKALLMILDGWGIGDKSKSDAIFNTPTPFIDSLIEKYPNSQLLTSGENVGLPDGQMGNSEVGHLNIGAGRVVYQDLVKINKAIEEDTLKNNEQIQKAYNYAKENNKNVHLIGLVGPGGVHALTKHMTALAEVAGSMGLENVYVHGLTDGRDTDPKSAYGYVKEALESLEGTPAKFVSLIGRYFGMDRDENWERVKLMYDQLTKGEGEKSTDLLASIQASYDAGVNDEFIKPVVTVDADGNAEGLIQEGDVVICYNYRTDRLRQLTRVFTQEDHSDFGMKTMDVEWYTMTTYNESFKGINVIFDKANITETLGEIVERAGLKQIRTAETEKFAHVTFFFSGGRESEFEGERRILVPSPKVATYDLQPEMSAPIVTGKLLPELEAQSADFICLNFANGDMVGHTGDYSAIEKAISSVDNCAKQVVETAQANGYDVVIIADHGNADNALNKDGSVNTAHSLNPVPFIWVTDQKDKKVKSGILADVAPTILNIMGLEIPAAMTGQVLIEE, via the coding sequence ATGGCAAATACAAAGAAAGCCTTACTTATGATCCTTGATGGTTGGGGTATTGGCGATAAATCAAAATCAGATGCAATTTTCAATACACCGACTCCTTTTATTGATTCGTTGATTGAGAAGTATCCAAATAGTCAACTTCTTACTTCAGGAGAGAATGTAGGTCTTCCTGATGGACAGATGGGTAACTCTGAGGTTGGGCACTTAAATATTGGTGCAGGTCGTGTGGTATACCAAGACCTTGTGAAGATTAACAAAGCAATTGAAGAGGATACGCTTAAGAATAATGAGCAGATCCAAAAAGCATATAACTACGCAAAAGAGAATAACAAGAATGTTCATCTAATTGGTCTTGTTGGACCTGGAGGAGTTCACGCTTTAACTAAGCATATGACAGCACTTGCAGAAGTTGCTGGAAGTATGGGATTAGAGAATGTTTATGTTCATGGTTTAACTGATGGACGTGATACTGACCCTAAGTCAGCTTATGGTTACGTAAAGGAAGCATTAGAGTCGTTAGAGGGTACTCCAGCTAAGTTTGTCTCTTTGATCGGACGTTACTTCGGTATGGATCGTGATGAGAATTGGGAACGTGTTAAGTTGATGTATGATCAGCTAACAAAAGGAGAAGGCGAGAAGTCAACAGATCTTTTAGCTTCTATCCAAGCTTCATATGATGCAGGGGTGAATGACGAGTTCATTAAGCCAGTTGTTACTGTGGATGCAGATGGTAATGCAGAAGGATTGATTCAAGAAGGAGATGTCGTTATCTGTTATAACTACCGTACAGACCGTCTACGTCAATTGACTCGTGTTTTCACACAAGAGGATCATTCTGATTTTGGAATGAAAACAATGGATGTGGAGTGGTACACCATGACTACTTACAACGAGAGCTTTAAAGGCATCAATGTAATATTTGATAAAGCAAATATTACGGAAACTTTAGGGGAGATCGTGGAGAGAGCTGGTTTGAAGCAGATTCGTACTGCAGAGACTGAGAAGTTTGCACACGTAACCTTCTTCTTCTCAGGTGGTCGTGAATCAGAATTTGAAGGAGAGCGTCGTATTTTAGTTCCATCTCCAAAGGTGGCTACTTATGACCTACAGCCTGAGATGTCAGCGCCAATCGTAACAGGTAAGTTATTGCCAGAATTGGAAGCTCAATCAGCTGACTTTATCTGTTTGAATTTTGCAAACGGAGATATGGTAGGTCACACTGGAGATTATTCTGCTATAGAGAAAGCGATCTCTTCTGTTGACAACTGTGCAAAACAAGTTGTTGAAACGGCTCAAGCAAACGGTTATGATGTAGTAATTATTGCAGATCATGGTAATGCAGATAATGCATTAAACAAAGATGGTTCTGTGAATACTGCACACTCATTGAATCCAGTTCCATTTATTTGGGTTACTGATCAGAAAGATAAAAAAGTGAAGTCTGGTATTCTTGCCGACGTTGCTCCAACTATCTTAAACATCATGGGGCTTGAGATTCCAGCGGCCATGACAGGTCAAGTACTTATTGAAGAGTAA
- a CDS encoding U32 family peptidase, which produces MSKRDFIELLAPAKNLEYGVAAFDYGADAVYIGGPSFGARANAGNSIQDIESLVRYAHRYDGDVFMALNTILYDHELEEAHRIIWEAYHAGVDALIVQDMGILEMDLPPISLHASTQTNNFTLEKVSFLEKVGFDRVVLARELSLEEITNIASHTDVELEAFIHGALCVSLSGQCYMSAYNGARSANRGACVQSCRKTYSLIDANDTKWVDNKYLLSLKDMNQTHSLKEMVDSGVQSLKIEGRLKDITYLKNSVGHYRRSIDEILNNDHTKRRSSVGKTVYDFTPDPKKSFSRDFTPYFLNGKQNSIANLDTPKSLGEYIGEVDEVSKKSFTIKSEVELANNDGLVVVQSNAQTEGVKVNTVERDRIFPQRMIPLSKGDQVYRNYNHQFLHSLEKSRTSRKRALQVEVTEGPEMITIRFHVDENRFVEQQLDRKELEIAKNEEAAKSNIEKQLSKLGDTPFYMSQYRFDLSNAPFIPNKVLSQVRRELVEALIGILEETHIDGSTFVPNHVPYIENEVDYRANVANRLAVQFYERHQAKVKEMALEISKGARKNKMLMHTRYCILNEIGKCMKRGHQFALPLMLVDEKQQYRLDFDCKNCFMEIYSTK; this is translated from the coding sequence ATGTCTAAACGAGATTTCATCGAACTATTAGCCCCTGCCAAGAATTTAGAGTATGGCGTGGCTGCTTTTGATTATGGTGCGGATGCAGTATATATTGGGGGACCAAGCTTTGGTGCAAGAGCCAATGCAGGTAACAGTATACAAGATATTGAATCTTTAGTTCGTTATGCCCATCGTTATGATGGCGATGTGTTTATGGCATTGAATACCATTCTATATGACCATGAATTAGAAGAGGCTCACCGCATTATATGGGAAGCATATCATGCTGGTGTAGATGCTTTGATTGTTCAAGATATGGGAATATTAGAGATGGATTTACCTCCCATTTCATTACATGCAAGTACCCAAACCAATAACTTCACTTTAGAGAAAGTCTCTTTTCTTGAGAAGGTAGGTTTTGATAGGGTGGTATTGGCAAGAGAGTTATCTTTAGAGGAGATAACAAATATTGCTTCACATACTGATGTCGAGTTAGAGGCATTTATTCATGGAGCTTTATGTGTTAGCTTAAGTGGACAATGCTATATGAGTGCTTACAATGGTGCTCGTAGTGCCAACAGAGGAGCATGTGTTCAATCGTGTCGTAAAACTTACTCTTTAATAGATGCAAATGACACAAAATGGGTAGATAATAAGTACCTATTGTCATTAAAGGACATGAACCAAACCCATTCGTTAAAAGAGATGGTTGACAGTGGTGTCCAATCCCTCAAGATAGAGGGACGATTAAAAGACATCACATATCTGAAGAATTCTGTTGGACACTATCGTAGAAGTATAGATGAGATATTAAATAATGACCATACTAAAAGACGAAGTTCTGTTGGTAAGACGGTCTATGATTTCACTCCTGATCCAAAGAAGAGTTTCTCTCGCGATTTTACACCATATTTTCTTAATGGAAAGCAAAATTCGATAGCGAACTTGGATACACCAAAGTCATTAGGAGAATATATTGGAGAGGTAGATGAGGTTTCTAAGAAATCTTTTACCATCAAATCCGAAGTAGAGTTAGCAAACAACGATGGTTTAGTCGTAGTGCAATCCAATGCACAGACCGAAGGCGTAAAAGTAAATACAGTGGAGCGAGATCGTATCTTTCCACAACGAATGATTCCACTATCTAAAGGAGATCAAGTCTATCGAAACTATAACCACCAATTTTTACACTCCTTAGAGAAGAGTCGTACATCACGAAAAAGAGCTCTACAGGTTGAGGTGACGGAGGGTCCAGAGATGATCACGATTCGATTTCATGTAGATGAGAATCGTTTTGTCGAGCAACAACTAGATAGAAAAGAGTTGGAGATAGCCAAGAATGAAGAGGCTGCAAAATCGAATATTGAGAAGCAACTATCGAAATTAGGAGATACTCCGTTCTATATGTCTCAATATCGTTTTGATCTTTCGAATGCTCCTTTTATTCCAAATAAAGTCTTGTCACAAGTACGACGTGAGTTAGTGGAAGCTTTAATTGGAATATTGGAAGAGACACATATCGATGGATCAACGTTTGTTCCGAATCATGTCCCTTATATTGAAAATGAGGTGGATTATAGGGCCAATGTGGCCAATCGTTTAGCTGTTCAGTTCTATGAAAGACATCAGGCAAAGGTCAAAGAGATGGCTTTAGAGATCTCGAAAGGCGCTCGAAAGAATAAGATGTTAATGCATACCAGATATTGCATCTTAAATGAGATAGGGAAGTGTATGAAGAGAGGTCATCAATTCGCACTTCCACTGATGCTTGTAGATGAAAAACAACAGTATCGTCTTGATTTTGACTGCAAGAACTGTTTTATGGAGATCTACAGTACCAAATAA
- the era gene encoding GTPase Era, with translation MKHKSGFVSIVGNPNVGKSTLMNGLVGEKLSIITSKMQTTRHRIKGIVNGDDFQIIYSDTPGILKPNYKLQESMLKFVDSALVDADVILYVTDVFERWDKNQEYLEKLQATDTPILLVLNKIDISDQETVDQLIKDWQERLPKAEILVISALRKFNLNYIFDRIVELLPEAPPYFEKDQLTDKSERFFVQEIIREKILVHYKKEIPYSVEIEVEEFKEEPEIIKIRAIIHVIRSSQKGIIIGHQGLGLRRVGTEARKDMEEFFGKQVFLKTIVKVNKDWRDKDNQLKNFGYNE, from the coding sequence ATGAAGCACAAATCAGGCTTTGTCAGTATTGTCGGTAACCCAAACGTAGGAAAATCGACATTGATGAATGGACTTGTTGGAGAGAAACTCTCTATTATTACAAGTAAGATGCAGACAACTCGTCACCGCATCAAGGGAATCGTAAATGGAGATGATTTCCAAATTATCTACTCGGATACCCCAGGTATCCTTAAACCAAACTATAAGCTTCAAGAGTCTATGTTGAAGTTTGTAGATTCAGCGCTTGTGGATGCAGATGTAATTCTTTACGTTACAGATGTATTTGAGAGATGGGATAAAAACCAAGAGTATCTTGAGAAGCTACAAGCAACAGATACTCCAATTCTTTTGGTTTTAAATAAGATTGATATCTCAGACCAAGAGACCGTAGATCAGTTGATCAAAGATTGGCAAGAGCGTCTTCCTAAGGCAGAGATACTTGTGATCTCGGCACTTAGAAAATTCAACCTTAACTACATCTTCGATCGTATCGTCGAACTTCTACCTGAAGCGCCTCCTTATTTCGAGAAGGATCAGCTAACAGACAAGAGTGAGCGTTTCTTTGTACAGGAGATCATCCGAGAGAAGATTTTGGTACACTATAAGAAAGAGATTCCTTACTCTGTGGAGATTGAAGTAGAGGAGTTCAAAGAGGAGCCAGAAATCATTAAGATACGTGCCATAATACACGTGATACGATCGAGCCAGAAAGGTATTATCATTGGACACCAAGGGTTAGGTCTACGTCGTGTAGGAACAGAAGCACGTAAGGATATGGAAGAGTTCTTCGGGAAACAAGTATTCCTTAAGACCATCGTTAAGGTCAACAAGGACTGGAGAGATAAAGACAATCAATTGAAGAACTTCGGATACAACGAATAA
- the der gene encoding ribosome biogenesis GTPase Der, translated as MSGIVAVVGRPNVGKSTLFNRFTESRKAIVNDVAGVTRDRNYGKVEWNGREFSIIDTGGYVHGSDDIFEDAIRKQVHLAIDEADVILFVVNVEDGITELDNGVAELLRKSDKEFILVVNKVDNNKRSLDATEFYSLGLGDYFNISSINGSGTGDLLDEVVNKLPKEVEQEDLDLPRLAFVGRPNVGKSSTVNVLLEEDRNIVTDLAGTTRDSISTRFSKFGHDFLMVDTAGLRKKRNVNEDVEFYSTLRAVRTIENSDVCILILDATRGVEAQDVSIFNLIQRNRKGLVVMVNKWDLIEDKDTNTVNEFKEKLFRRFAPFVDIPIVFTSAVTKQRIIKVLEEAMAVYERRTKRIQTSAINDVMLPVIEAYPPPAYKGKYIKIKYAMQLPTHAPTFAFYCNLPQYIKDPYKRYLENKFREHFDLTGVPIQIFFRKK; from the coding sequence ATGAGTGGTATAGTAGCTGTTGTAGGACGCCCAAATGTTGGGAAATCAACTCTTTTTAATCGTTTCACCGAATCACGTAAGGCCATTGTTAATGATGTGGCTGGAGTAACTCGTGATCGTAACTATGGTAAAGTAGAGTGGAATGGTAGAGAATTCTCTATCATTGATACAGGTGGGTATGTTCATGGATCAGATGATATCTTTGAAGATGCTATTCGCAAACAAGTACATTTGGCTATTGATGAAGCGGATGTTATCTTGTTTGTTGTGAATGTGGAAGATGGCATTACAGAGCTTGACAATGGAGTTGCCGAGCTACTTCGTAAGTCAGACAAAGAGTTCATACTAGTGGTGAATAAGGTGGATAACAACAAAAGGTCTCTAGATGCAACCGAGTTCTATTCGTTAGGATTGGGAGACTATTTTAATATCTCATCTATCAATGGTAGTGGAACAGGTGATCTTCTGGATGAAGTGGTTAATAAACTCCCAAAAGAAGTAGAGCAAGAAGATCTTGACCTTCCTCGTTTGGCTTTCGTTGGTCGTCCTAATGTAGGTAAATCATCTACCGTAAATGTACTTTTGGAAGAGGATCGTAATATTGTTACAGATTTAGCTGGAACAACACGTGACTCGATCTCTACACGTTTCTCTAAGTTTGGTCATGACTTCTTGATGGTGGACACGGCTGGATTACGTAAAAAACGTAATGTAAATGAAGATGTAGAATTTTACTCTACGCTTCGTGCTGTTAGAACTATTGAAAATTCAGATGTTTGTATTCTGATTCTTGATGCAACAAGAGGAGTGGAGGCACAGGATGTATCGATCTTCAACTTGATCCAACGTAACCGTAAAGGTTTGGTGGTGATGGTCAATAAGTGGGACTTGATTGAAGACAAAGATACCAATACTGTCAATGAGTTTAAGGAGAAGTTATTCCGTCGTTTTGCGCCGTTTGTGGACATTCCAATTGTCTTCACATCTGCGGTAACAAAACAACGTATTATCAAGGTACTTGAGGAAGCAATGGCTGTATATGAGAGACGTACTAAGCGTATTCAAACATCTGCTATTAATGATGTGATGCTACCGGTGATCGAAGCGTATCCACCACCTGCTTACAAAGGAAAGTATATCAAGATCAAGTATGCGATGCAACTTCCAACGCATGCTCCGACATTTGCTTTCTACTGTAACTTACCTCAGTATATCAAAGATCCATATAAAAGATATCTAGAGAATAAGTTTAGAGAGCATTTCGATTTAACAGGAGTTCCTATTCAGATCTTCTTTAGAAAGAAATAG
- a CDS encoding sel1 repeat family protein, with protein sequence MRWLLIITIAMSLLPVSSVRGNGATDRKSSLMVQRSRYVLYHSHDEIARKKALETIFQYAEQKDGYALNALGLIYMSGKGLPKDTIKASEMFAKASEQGMGDAMCNLAKLYRTGRGGVKQCDTMAFKYYKMAAEHNHRVGIYCVGRCYYKGKGTKIDFKKAYDWLTVGDQQGTVAASYLRGVCLYKGRGVEKKSDEGLKLIRTSLDEGYTRAEKFLKFNKIDY encoded by the coding sequence ATGAGATGGTTACTTATTATAACAATCGCTATGTCTCTCCTTCCTGTTTCTTCTGTAAGAGGCAATGGTGCTACTGATCGCAAGTCTTCACTTATGGTCCAAAGATCAAGGTATGTGTTATACCATTCACACGATGAGATTGCCCGCAAGAAAGCATTAGAAACTATTTTTCAATATGCAGAACAGAAAGATGGGTACGCTTTAAATGCCTTAGGTTTGATCTATATGAGTGGGAAAGGATTGCCAAAGGATACCATTAAGGCTAGTGAGATGTTTGCAAAAGCTTCAGAACAAGGTATGGGAGATGCCATGTGTAATTTAGCTAAATTATACCGTACAGGTAGAGGAGGTGTAAAACAGTGTGACACCATGGCCTTTAAATATTATAAGATGGCAGCGGAACACAATCACCGCGTCGGGATATACTGTGTTGGGAGATGCTACTATAAAGGCAAAGGAACCAAGATAGACTTCAAGAAAGCCTATGATTGGTTAACTGTTGGAGACCAACAAGGAACTGTTGCGGCAAGTTATCTAAGAGGTGTTTGTCTCTATAAAGGAAGAGGCGTCGAAAAGAAATCAGACGAAGGACTTAAGTTAATTCGAACAAGTTTAGATGAGGGCTACACGAGAGCAGAAAAATTCCTCAAATTCAACAAGATAGATTATTAA